A window of the Gossypium hirsutum isolate 1008001.06 chromosome A03, Gossypium_hirsutum_v2.1, whole genome shotgun sequence genome harbors these coding sequences:
- the LOC107942538 gene encoding protein arginine N-methyltransferase 1.6 isoform X1: protein MNSLFPKTLIPSTSLSSSTRLTLTPNSLRHFKLHLPRLMSSDSSHRLFQLKLDPLTGNSEWVVIEDNDDLPDCSKEPLLATTSYLDMLNDSFRNKAFRSGIERTVTKPCHVLDIGAGTGLLSMMAARAMGLNGTVTACESYLPMAKLMRKVLHRNSMGKAISLINKRSDELEVGVDIPSRADVLVSEILDSELLGEGLIPTLQHAHDKLLVENPLAVPFRAVTYGQLVESTYLWKLHDLSGIEAKVSDGIHLVPTGSDSIIHVKSRQYPMHCDAIREEIKPLSEPFKIFEFDFWKRPESNGETKVQVQVIDDGNIHAVVSWWVLQLDREGTVFYSTAPRWINSPANIGYRDWCDHWKQCVWFFRGKGMSVSQGEEVLLEATHTETIVSYNLNVQVPKTDTRQHDHNIRDFQLLLSPERIAIYGDSKWRSSVLAAVRNALQGRVNPLCVVVDDSIFLTLLAANLSKTSHVLSLFPGLREKGAQYLENVVKANSFSMDRVEVREKRKPCLTLHDTHGKKVDMLIGEPYYYANEGMLPWQNLRFWKDRTLLDPILSEDALIMPCKGILKACAMSLPDLWSSRCCLGDVEGFDHSIVNTTLGACGELPAPKEGPFLPFSIWQCGEIKELSEIFTILEFDFSKPISSCHGTAQVKFIEGGTCHGFVLWVDWIMDTDNSIVISTGPEHRYWKQGVKLLSKPVAVGINGCNSNSEYGSTIVEALFEPSSSELILKHAFL, encoded by the exons ATGAACTCACTTTTCCCCAAAACCCTAATTCCCTCCACTTCCCTTAGCTCCTCAACTCGTTTGACTTTGACCCCCAACTCACTGCGTCACTTCAAACTACACTTACCTCGACTCATGAGTTCCGACTCTTCCCATCGTCTCTTCCAACTCAAACTCGACCCGCTCACCGGAAACTCGGAATGGGTCGTCATCGAAGACAATGACGATCTCCCTGATTGTTCCAAGGAACCACTTTTAGCTACGACGTCGTATCTCGACATGCTCAACGACTCTTTCCGGAACAAAGCCTTCCGTTCAGGCATTGAAAGAACTGTGACCAAACCTTGCCACGTGCTCGACATCGG TGCTGGAACTGGGTTGTTGTCGATGATGGCTGCACGAGCGATGGGATTAAATGGGACTGTAACAGCGtgcgaatcttatcttccaatGGCGAAGTTGATGAGGAAAGTTTTACATCGAAACAGTATGGGGAAAGCCATCAGTCTTATTAATAAACGTTCTGATGAACTCGAAGTCGGTGTTGATATTCCTTCTCGTGCCGATGTCCTC GTTAGTGAGATTTTGGACTCGGAGTTATTGGGGGAAGGGCTAATTCCGACTCTACAACATGCACACGATAAGCTCTTGGTGGAAAACCCGCTAGCGGTGCCGTTCCGAGCTGTTACTTATGGCCAG CTGGTTGAAAGTACATACCTGTGGAAGCTACATGATTTATCCGGTATTGAAGCAAAAGTATCGGATGGTATTCATCTTGTTCCTACAGGCTCAGATAGTATTATACATGTCAAATCACGACAGTATCCGATGCATTGTGATGCTATCAGGGAAGAAATAAAACCG CTCTCAGAACCCttcaaaatatttgaatttgacttTTGGAAACGGCCAGAAAGCAATGGAGAAACCAAGGTGCAGGTCCAGGTGATTGATGACGGTAACATTCATGCCGTAGTTTCATG gtgggTTCTTCAACTTGATCGTGAAGGAACGGTTTTTTATTCTACTGCCCCTAGATGGATAAATTCACCGGCTAATATAG GATATCGGGATTGGTGTGACCATTGGAAGCAGTGTGTTTGGTTCTTTCGAGGGAAAGGTATGTCCGTGTCCCAGGGAGAAGAAGTTCTTTTGGAAGCTACTCATACAGAGACTATTGTTTCATATAATCTCAATGTCCAAGTCCCTAAAACTGATACAAGGCAGCATGATCACAACATTCGGGATTTTCAGCTGTTATTGTCTCCGGAAAGAATTGCAATTTATGGAGACAGTAAATGGCGATCATCTGTGTTGGCAGCAGTGAGAAATGCC TTGCAGGGAAGAGTTAACCCGTTATGTGTTGTTGTTGATGATAGCATTTTCTTAACACTTCTTGCTGCAAATCTTTCAAAAACGTCTCATGTACTATCATTGTTTCCGGGGTTGAGAGAAAAAGGTGCCCAATATTTGGAAAATGTTGTTAAGGCAAACAGTTTCTCTATGGACCGTGTAGAAGTACGTGAAAAAAGGAAACCTTGTTTGACCTTGCACGATACTCATGGGAAAAAG GTTGATATGTTGATTGGAGAACCGTATTATTATGCAAATGAAGGGATGCTTCCATGGCAGAACCTGCGGTTTTG GAAGGACCGTACCTTGCTCGACCCCATCCTTTCAGAAGATGCGTTGATAATGCCTTGTAAAGGAATCCTAAAGGCTTGTGCTATGTCTCTCCCT GATCTTTGGAGCAGTCGCTGTTGCTTAGGTGATGTCGAAGGCTTTGACCACTCTATAGTAAACACCACCCTAGGTGCATGCGGTGAATTACCGGCGCCGAAAGAGGGTCCCTTTCTTCCTTTCTCTATATGGCAATGTGGTGAAATTAAG GAGCTAAGTGAGATATTTACCATCTTAGAATTCGATTTCTCGAAACCTATAAGTTCATGTCACGGAACAGCACAG GTTAAATTCATTGAAGGTGGTACATGCCATGGATTTGTTCTATGGGTGGATTGGATTATGGATACAGATAATTCTATTGTAATATCAACTGGACCAG AGCATAGATATTGGAAGCAAGGGGTTAAGCTTTTGAGCAAGCCAGTTGCAGTTGGAATTAATGGATGTAATAGCAATAGTGAATATGGTTCAACCATAGTGGAAGCCTTATTCGAGCCATCAAGTAGTGAACTCATCCTTAAGCATGCTTTTTTGTGA
- the LOC107942536 gene encoding vesicle-associated protein 1-2, translated as MSRGDLLSIHPLELKFPFALRKQISCSLQLSNKTDNYVAFKVKTTNPKKYCVRPNAGVVLPRSTSDVIVTMQAQKEAPPDMNCRDKFLLQSVKVNDGITAKDITSELFNKEAGHVVEECKLKVVYLSPPQPPSPVHEGSEEGSSPRGSVSDNGHVNAAEFSTAAKAFNEQLEAQDLSPETRTRITKLTEEKKSALQQCNKIRHELELLKSEGNKSGGGVSFMFVIIIGLLGIFMGYMMKKS; from the exons ATGAGCAGGGGCGATCTCCTCAGCATCCATCCTTTGGAACTCAAGTTTCCTT TTGCGCTGAGGAAACAGATCTCTTGCTCTCTTCAATTATCGAATAAAACCGATAATTATGTAGCTTTCAAG gtgAAAACAACAAATCCGAAGAAGTATTGCGTTCGTCCCAACGCTGGTGTCGTCTTGCCTCGATCCACATCCGATGTTATAG TTACCATGCAAGCGCAAAAAGAGGCACCTCCTGATATGAATTGCAGGGATAAATTCCTCCTTCAAAGTGTAAAAGTAAATGATGGAATAACTGCAAAGGATATAACTTCAGAACTG tTTAACAAGGAAGCTGGGCATGTGGTTGAGGAATGCAAGTTGAAAGTTGTTTACCTTTCACCACCACAACCACCTTCACCAGTACATGAAGGTTCAGAAGAAGGGTCTTCACCGAGAGGCTCGGTTTCAGACAACGGACATGTCAATGCCGCAGAGTTCTCTACA GCTGCTAAAGCATTTAACGAACAGCTTGAAGCTCAAGATTTATCTCCCGAG ACAAGAACTCGTATAACGAAGCTGACTGAGGAGAAAAAAAGCGCACTTCAACAATGTAACAAGATTCGTCATGAACTG GAACTGTTGAAGAGCGAAGGCAACAAAAGCGGCGGCGGCGTGTCATTCATGTTTGTCATCATCATCGGcttgcttggcatatttatgggaTATATGATGAAGAAGTCATAA
- the LOC107942538 gene encoding protein arginine N-methyltransferase 1.6 isoform X2 — translation MMAARAMGLNGTVTACESYLPMAKLMRKVLHRNSMGKAISLINKRSDELEVGVDIPSRADVLVSEILDSELLGEGLIPTLQHAHDKLLVENPLAVPFRAVTYGQLVESTYLWKLHDLSGIEAKVSDGIHLVPTGSDSIIHVKSRQYPMHCDAIREEIKPLSEPFKIFEFDFWKRPESNGETKVQVQVIDDGNIHAVVSWWVLQLDREGTVFYSTAPRWINSPANIGYRDWCDHWKQCVWFFRGKGMSVSQGEEVLLEATHTETIVSYNLNVQVPKTDTRQHDHNIRDFQLLLSPERIAIYGDSKWRSSVLAAVRNALQGRVNPLCVVVDDSIFLTLLAANLSKTSHVLSLFPGLREKGAQYLENVVKANSFSMDRVEVREKRKPCLTLHDTHGKKVDMLIGEPYYYANEGMLPWQNLRFWKDRTLLDPILSEDALIMPCKGILKACAMSLPDLWSSRCCLGDVEGFDHSIVNTTLGACGELPAPKEGPFLPFSIWQCGEIKELSEIFTILEFDFSKPISSCHGTAQVKFIEGGTCHGFVLWVDWIMDTDNSIVISTGPEHRYWKQGVKLLSKPVAVGINGCNSNSEYGSTIVEALFEPSSSELILKHAFL, via the exons ATGATGGCTGCACGAGCGATGGGATTAAATGGGACTGTAACAGCGtgcgaatcttatcttccaatGGCGAAGTTGATGAGGAAAGTTTTACATCGAAACAGTATGGGGAAAGCCATCAGTCTTATTAATAAACGTTCTGATGAACTCGAAGTCGGTGTTGATATTCCTTCTCGTGCCGATGTCCTC GTTAGTGAGATTTTGGACTCGGAGTTATTGGGGGAAGGGCTAATTCCGACTCTACAACATGCACACGATAAGCTCTTGGTGGAAAACCCGCTAGCGGTGCCGTTCCGAGCTGTTACTTATGGCCAG CTGGTTGAAAGTACATACCTGTGGAAGCTACATGATTTATCCGGTATTGAAGCAAAAGTATCGGATGGTATTCATCTTGTTCCTACAGGCTCAGATAGTATTATACATGTCAAATCACGACAGTATCCGATGCATTGTGATGCTATCAGGGAAGAAATAAAACCG CTCTCAGAACCCttcaaaatatttgaatttgacttTTGGAAACGGCCAGAAAGCAATGGAGAAACCAAGGTGCAGGTCCAGGTGATTGATGACGGTAACATTCATGCCGTAGTTTCATG gtgggTTCTTCAACTTGATCGTGAAGGAACGGTTTTTTATTCTACTGCCCCTAGATGGATAAATTCACCGGCTAATATAG GATATCGGGATTGGTGTGACCATTGGAAGCAGTGTGTTTGGTTCTTTCGAGGGAAAGGTATGTCCGTGTCCCAGGGAGAAGAAGTTCTTTTGGAAGCTACTCATACAGAGACTATTGTTTCATATAATCTCAATGTCCAAGTCCCTAAAACTGATACAAGGCAGCATGATCACAACATTCGGGATTTTCAGCTGTTATTGTCTCCGGAAAGAATTGCAATTTATGGAGACAGTAAATGGCGATCATCTGTGTTGGCAGCAGTGAGAAATGCC TTGCAGGGAAGAGTTAACCCGTTATGTGTTGTTGTTGATGATAGCATTTTCTTAACACTTCTTGCTGCAAATCTTTCAAAAACGTCTCATGTACTATCATTGTTTCCGGGGTTGAGAGAAAAAGGTGCCCAATATTTGGAAAATGTTGTTAAGGCAAACAGTTTCTCTATGGACCGTGTAGAAGTACGTGAAAAAAGGAAACCTTGTTTGACCTTGCACGATACTCATGGGAAAAAG GTTGATATGTTGATTGGAGAACCGTATTATTATGCAAATGAAGGGATGCTTCCATGGCAGAACCTGCGGTTTTG GAAGGACCGTACCTTGCTCGACCCCATCCTTTCAGAAGATGCGTTGATAATGCCTTGTAAAGGAATCCTAAAGGCTTGTGCTATGTCTCTCCCT GATCTTTGGAGCAGTCGCTGTTGCTTAGGTGATGTCGAAGGCTTTGACCACTCTATAGTAAACACCACCCTAGGTGCATGCGGTGAATTACCGGCGCCGAAAGAGGGTCCCTTTCTTCCTTTCTCTATATGGCAATGTGGTGAAATTAAG GAGCTAAGTGAGATATTTACCATCTTAGAATTCGATTTCTCGAAACCTATAAGTTCATGTCACGGAACAGCACAG GTTAAATTCATTGAAGGTGGTACATGCCATGGATTTGTTCTATGGGTGGATTGGATTATGGATACAGATAATTCTATTGTAATATCAACTGGACCAG AGCATAGATATTGGAAGCAAGGGGTTAAGCTTTTGAGCAAGCCAGTTGCAGTTGGAATTAATGGATGTAATAGCAATAGTGAATATGGTTCAACCATAGTGGAAGCCTTATTCGAGCCATCAAGTAGTGAACTCATCCTTAAGCATGCTTTTTTGTGA
- the LOC107942535 gene encoding probable aspartyl protease At4g16563: MVVMVTPLCLLYWLLISTWWLMVSTSGMVWIPLTHSLSKTQFTTPHHLLKTTSTRSATRFRQHHHHRHKQVSVPLSPGSDYTLSFTLGSPSSSTISLYLDTGSDLVWLPCSPFECILCESKTPPLSPPLNLSSSATAVPCKSSACSAAHSSLHSSDLCAIARCPLDSIEMSECNSFPCPPFYYAYGDGSLIGRLYKDSLTLPNSLSVQNFTFGCSHTTLGEPVGVAGFGFGRLSLPAQLSSVSPQLGNRFSYCLVSHSFDSNRVRRPSPLILGRYEDKENQFGNELVEFVYTDMLSNPKHPYFYSVGLEGISVGKRNIPAPENLKRVDRRGSGGMVVDSGTTFTMLPASLYDSVVTEFDHRVSRFYKRANTVEESTGLSPCYFYNKVVAAKVPAIKLHFAGNRSSVVLPRKNYFYGFVDGSDGGRKKRNVGCLMLMNGGDEEELSGGPGATLGNYQQQGFEVVYDLEKRKVGFARRKCSSLWDSLKN, encoded by the coding sequence ATGGTGGTAATGGTAACTCCACTTTGCTTGCTATATTGGCTGTTAATTTCAACATGGTGGCTTATGGTTTCAACGTCAGGAATGGTGTGGATTCCATTAACTCATTCATTATCAAAAACCCAATTCACCACTCCACACCACTTGCTTAAAACCACCTCAACTCGTTCAGCAACTCGGTTCCGCCAGCATCATCACCACCGTCACAAACAAGTGTCAGTCCCTCTTTCACCTGGTAGTGATTATACGCTTTCGTTTACTCTTGGTTCACCTTCTTCTTCAACTATTTCACTTTATCTTGATACTGGTAGTGATCTCGTTTGGCTTCCTTGTTCACCATTTGAATGTATTTTATGTGAATCGAAAACGCCGCCGCTTTCTCCTCCGCTTAATCTTTCTTCATCTGCTACCGCCGTACCATGCAAATCCTCCGCTTGCTCCGCCGCTCATTCTTCTCTTCATTCTTCCGACCTTTGTGCCATCGCACGGTGTCCACTTGATTCTATCGAAATGTCGGAATGTAATTCTTTTCCTTGTCCACCGTTTTACTATGCGTACGGCGACGGCAGTTTAATTGGCCGGCTTTATAAAGACTCGTTAACTCTCCCGAACTCACTTTCGGTTCAAAATTTCACTTTCGGCTGTTCTCACACCACGTTGGGTGAACCAGTCGGTGTAGCCGGGTTTGGGTTCGGCCGGTTGTCTTTACCGGCTCAGCTTTCCTCCGTGTCGCCGCAACTCGGTAATAGATTCTCATACTGTTTAGTTTCTCACTCGTTTGATTCTAACAGAGTCAGGCGACCGAGTCCACTCATTCTCGGTCGGTACGAGGATAAAGAAAATCAGTTCGGTAACGAACTCGTTGAATTCGTTTATACCGATATGCTTTCTAATCCTAAACATCCTTACTTTTATTCCGTTGGATTAGAAGGAATCTCCGTCGGAAAAAGGAATATCCCGGCACCGGAGAATTTAAAAAGGGTTGATAGAAGAGGAAGTGGAGGAATGGTTGTGGATTCAGGTACAACTTTCACTATGTTACCAGCGAGTTTATACGACTCGGTGGTGACTGAGTTCGATCACCGAGTTAGCCGGTTTTACAAGCGAGCAAACACGGTCGAAGAATCAACCGGGTTGAGTCCGTGTTATTTTTATAACAAGGTAGTAGCCGCCAAAGTACCTGCGATTAAGTTGCATTTCGCGGGGAACAGATCCAGTGTGGTACTGCCTAGGAAGAATTACTTTTACGGGTTCGTCGACGGTAGTGATGGAGGAAGGAAAAAGAGGAATGTAGGATGTTTGATGTTGATGAACGGTGGTGATGAAGAGGAATTGAGTGGTGGGCCAGGGGCTACACTTGGGAATTACCAACAACAAGGTTTTGAAGTGGTTTATGATTTGGAGAAAAGGAAGGTTGGATTTGCAAGAAGAAAATGTTCTTCTTTGTGGGATAGTTTGAAAAATTAA